The Vitis riparia cultivar Riparia Gloire de Montpellier isolate 1030 chromosome 3, EGFV_Vit.rip_1.0, whole genome shotgun sequence genome includes a region encoding these proteins:
- the LOC117911924 gene encoding glycerate dehydrogenase HPR, peroxisomal, with protein sequence MAKPVSIEVWNPCGKYRVVSTKPMPGTRWIDLLVQQDCRVEICTQKKTILSVEDIIALIGDKCDGVIGQLTEDWGETLFSALSRAGGRAFSNMAVGYNNVDVNAANKYGVAVGNTPGVLTETTAELAASLSMAAARRIVEADEFMRAGLYDGWLPHLFVGNLLRGQTVGVIGAGRIGSAYARMMVEGFKMNLIYYDLYQATRLEKFVTAYGQFLKASGEQPVTWKRAASMDEVLREADLISLHPVLDKTTYHLVNKERLSMMKKEAILINCSRGPVIDEVALVAHLKENPMFRVGLDVFEDEPYMKPGLAEMKNAIVVPHIASASKWTREGMATLAALNVLGKIKGYPIWHDPNKVEPFLNENSLPPAASPSIVNAKALGLPVSKL encoded by the exons ATGGCCAAGCCAGTTTCAATTGAGGTTTGGAACCCCTGTGGGAAATACAGAGTTGTCAGCACAAAACCGATGCCGGGAACCCGCTGGATCGATCTATTAGTCCAACAAGATTGTAGAGTTGAA ATATGTACCCAGAAGAAAACAATCTTGTCTGTTGAAGATATCATTGCTCTTATTGGTGATAAGTGTGATGGAGTGATTGGGCAG TTGACAGAAGATTGGGGGGAGACGCTGTTTTCGGCTTTGAGCAGGGCTGGAGGCAGGGCTTTTAGCAACATGGCTGTTGGATACAACAATGTTGATGTGAATGCTGCTAATAAGTACGGTGTTGCTGTTGGGAACACTCCA GGAGTACTTACAGAGACTACAGCAGAGCTAGCAGCCTCACTTTCTATGGCAGCTGCTCGAAGAATAGTTGAAGCAGATGAGTTCATGAGGGCAGGCTTATACGATGGATGGCTTCCTCATCT GTTTGTGGGGAATTTGCTCAGAGGACAGACTGTTGGTGTGATTGGAGCAGGTCGTATTGGATCTGCGTATGCTAGAATGATG GTAGAAGGGTTCAAAATGAACCTGATTTACTATGATCTGTACCAAGCCACACGCCTGGAGAAGTTTGTTACAG CTTATGGTCAGTTCCTGAAAGCCAGTGGTGAACAACCAGTGACCTGGAAAAGAGCTGCAAGTATGGATGAGGTGCTCCGAGAGGCTGATCTT ATTAGTCTCCATCCAGTATTGGATAAGACCACTTATCATCTAGTCAACAAGGAAAGGCTCTCAATGATGAAGAAG GAAGCGATCCTTATAAACTGCAGCAGAGGGCCTGTGATTGATGAAGTAGCTTTGGTGGCACATCTGAAAGAGAACCCCATGTTTCGAGTTGGACTTGATGTCTTTGAG GATGAACCTTACATGAAACCTGGTCTTGCTGAAATGAAGAACGCGATCGTGGTACCTCACATTGCTTCTGCTTCCAAG TGGACTCGCGAAGGAATGGCTACATTGGCTGCTCTGAATGTCCTG GGAAAGATCAAAGGATACCCAATTTGGCATGATCCAAATAAGGTTGAACCATTCCTCAACGAGAACTCCCTGCCCCCAGCTGCATCTCCAAGCATAGTCAATGCAAAAGCCTTAG GTTTGCCTGTTTCAAAGCTATGA